The proteins below are encoded in one region of Akkermansiaceae bacterium:
- the fabD gene encoding ACP S-malonyltransferase: protein MSNVVVLFSGQGAQKVGMGKDLAEAYPVVKELFAKADAALGYSLTDIMFNGPDEELTKTSRCQPALYVHGLACLAVLQEKVPSLKPVATAGLSLGEFTAHTLAGTFDFETGLKIVEQRGLFMGEACDATNGAMAAMIGGDEQAVAKLAADCGVDVANFNTIGQIVISGDEAGIDKAVAGAKDAGVRMGKKLNVAGAYHSRLMQSAQDKLAAVLAGAELSEPRIPVICNFAARAVDGADDIKSMLEQQVTGSVRWTESMQKLIADGHTTFLELGPGKVLAGLMGRIDKSATVISVEDVDSLEAAVEALG from the coding sequence ATGAGTAACGTTGTTGTATTATTTTCAGGACAGGGAGCCCAGAAAGTGGGTATGGGCAAGGATCTGGCCGAGGCCTATCCGGTGGTCAAGGAGTTGTTTGCCAAGGCGGATGCCGCGTTGGGTTACTCGCTTACGGACATCATGTTCAATGGTCCCGATGAGGAGCTGACCAAGACCTCCCGCTGCCAGCCGGCTCTCTATGTGCATGGTCTCGCTTGTCTGGCGGTGTTGCAGGAAAAAGTGCCGTCGCTCAAGCCGGTGGCCACCGCTGGTCTGTCGCTGGGCGAGTTTACCGCCCACACGCTGGCGGGCACCTTCGATTTTGAAACGGGTCTGAAAATTGTCGAGCAGCGTGGTCTGTTCATGGGTGAAGCCTGTGATGCGACAAATGGTGCCATGGCTGCGATGATTGGTGGTGATGAGCAAGCCGTTGCCAAGCTTGCGGCCGACTGCGGGGTGGATGTCGCCAATTTCAACACCATCGGCCAGATCGTCATTTCTGGTGACGAAGCGGGGATCGACAAAGCAGTGGCTGGAGCCAAGGACGCCGGTGTGCGTATGGGTAAAAAGCTCAACGTGGCCGGCGCCTATCACTCGCGACTGATGCAGAGTGCCCAGGACAAACTGGCCGCAGTCCTGGCTGGGGCGGAACTCTCCGAGCCGCGGATTCCCGTCATTTGTAACTTTGCTGCACGTGCCGTGGACGGGGCTGATGATATCAAATCGATGCTCGAGCAGCAGGTGACCGGTTCTGTGCGCTGGACGGAGTCGATGCAGAAGCTCATTGCCGATGGCCACACCACCTTCCTGGAACTTGGACCGGGCAAGGTGCTGGCGGGGCTGATGGGACGGATCGACAAGTCGGCGACGGTTATTTCGGTCGAGGATGTGGACAGTCTGGAGGCCGCGGTGGAGGCTCTGGGCTAG
- a CDS encoding helix-turn-helix domain-containing protein: MEHTSKALDAPSHDGADDSVQQKPETLTNIQDVDTSTWITTKQASENYECAQSTLKRWIKAEELKSHQIKPRSAYLVDPEHVERMLKLRSHVTSIFHPAKIDDVTPHTTGDTDVTSHPTTKDVTSPQNQTTEDDKVYLTKPFPPEETTQSKPATANCVGAKHSDKHQTRQKEGAKPPRGSQKKKNRRPQRKFKTDLNHVVKMAMSLPVGQRLSLRNQLTSNLDSVI, translated from the coding sequence ATGGAACACACATCCAAGGCGCTAGATGCGCCATCGCATGATGGTGCTGACGATTCCGTTCAGCAGAAGCCCGAAACATTAACCAACATCCAAGACGTAGACACGTCCACTTGGATTACAACCAAACAAGCCAGCGAGAATTACGAATGCGCCCAAAGCACGCTCAAACGCTGGATCAAAGCTGAAGAGTTGAAAAGCCACCAAATCAAACCACGGTCGGCTTACCTTGTTGACCCGGAGCATGTTGAACGCATGCTCAAACTCAGGTCACATGTCACAAGCATCTTTCACCCGGCGAAGATAGATGATGTCACACCACACACTACCGGTGATACTGATGTGACATCACATCCTACCACCAAGGATGTCACATCACCACAGAACCAGACCACTGAAGATGACAAGGTTTATCTAACGAAGCCTTTCCCACCTGAGGAAACAACACAGAGCAAACCCGCTACAGCCAACTGCGTGGGAGCGAAACATTCGGACAAACATCAAACACGCCAAAAGGAAGGAGCTAAACCTCCACGAGGTTCTCAAAAAAAGAAAAACCGACGTCCTCAGCGAAAGTTCAAGACTGACCTGAATCATGTCGTGAAGATGGCTATGAGCCTACCCGTAGGCCAGCGCCTCAGTTTAAGGAATCAACTTACGAGCAATCTCGACAGCGTCATTTAA
- the uvrA gene encoding excinuclease ABC subunit UvrA, with product MPTKTTPPAATKNTDAITIHGARQHNLKNLDLGIPLGKLTVITGPSGSGKSSLAFHTLYAEGQRRYVETFSPYVRQFLDRMDKPAVDRIDGIPPAIAIEQKNTIRSTRSTVGTLTELNDYLKLLYPSLAEAFDPRTGEKIRPDSTDSIAAWCCKQQLNETIMVVFPVPVTEGATTGDVLSILNQQGYPRIFHDGKTHRTEEPDNPLVFTHEVLVVQDRLKVTPKNKARLLEAIDAALTLGKGNVHIVHDGQIMAFSTSWTNPATGFTLRPPTPSLFSFNSPLGACPTCRGFGRTIGIDLTKAISDPSLSIKQGCVTPFTTSRGAECQRDLLRAARVSGIDINTPYYELQDHERHWLLYGEREDSQDAWENNEWYGVKGFFDWCESRSYKMHVRVFLSRYRAYTNCPDCKGSRLQPEALCFKINGKTLPDLWQMPVNELSDWFSANFKQKTSNSITHALTEIRSRLHYLCEVGLTYLTLDRPANTLSGGEIERVNLTTCLGAALTNTLFVLDEPTVGLHQRDIDQLVRVMHDLRDKGNTVVVVEHEETVMRACDHLIDLGPAAGEHGGEIVAETTGRQAQQKSIARKFPRSKTLPYLSGLTRLKPPTTHRKASHHLQITGASRHNIRNLSLDLPLGVFSCLTGVSGSGKSTLAHDILYLNLARQLGITATHEAAPIKSLTGHQQLSSVEQVDQSPLTRTPRSTPAVHSGAFEAIRQLFALTPEAKEQNLTPGYFSFNSGTGRCQRCLGNGFEKVEMQFLSDLYITCPECDGKRFTDKAREIKYRGRSIAETLDLTVTEAVSDAASHKANTPKEKSLLKKIRTTLQPLIDVGLGYLRLGQPLNTLSGGESQRLKLCKILAEAHQSTAKLLILDEPTTGLHFTDIEKLLEVFHRLTEAGHSLLVIEHNLDVIRSADHIIDLGPGPGIDGGGIVFAGSLDELLKANTATSKALVAVTSGRQTRTKITSPPTPKNCISIIGAREHNLKNISVDIPRDELVVVTGLSGSGKSTLAFDLVFAEGQRRFLDSMSPYARQFAGQLEKPDVDRITGLPPTVAIEQRVSRGGGKSTTGTVTEIYHFLRLLYAKLGIQHCPESGEAVISQTTESIEKQIGQLRKKYKDLLILAPLIRARKGYHTDVAAAAAKKGIAQLLVDGKLIDTEGFQPLKRFQPHDIFAVCDSAEQALTLGKGSCSAILQSQIPSYPSQMRSFSTARVSPVTGKSFDEPDPHHFSFNSHRGWCPTCRGYGTVTAVSNRLVKNSHHFNSELEAEIHETLSSLDSSTRITCPDCHGARLREDSRHIFIHQTPIQTINHLSVVDAIAMLEKWRFTGREKLIARDILPEIIQRLHFLDHVGLGYLQLDRSADTLSGGESQRIRLAAQLGSNLRGVLYVLDEPTIGLHPRDNVKLLDTLESLRQRGNSLLVVEHDEETISRAHTLIELGPGAGVEGGEVLSCQYQTPKTKADYRRRTLPKVKATTGWLKLTGCHANNLKNIDVRIPLGRLTVLTGVSGCGKSSLMRGCLATVFDKKKSDQSFKAVTGHKKIKHCFEVDQTPIGKTSRSCPATYVKLLDAIRQLFAQLPEARTRGFTASRFSFNNTEGQCPECKGNGRIKLEMDFLPTTWVHCEACDEMRYNAATLDIRYNGKNMGEVLRMNIRQASEFFSAVPKIHRTLSLLTDTGLGYLQLGQPSPTLSGGEAQRIKLVSELTKGRKSVTKGALQNNNLYLIEEPSIGLHQQDVDKLIDVLHRLVDEGHTVVVIEHHTTIMAEADYIIDIGPEAGEKGGRIVAQGTPEQVAKSKNSRTAPFLKATLLPTPQP from the coding sequence GTGCCAACCAAGACGACCCCACCAGCTGCCACAAAAAACACGGATGCGATCACCATCCACGGTGCCCGGCAACACAATTTAAAAAACCTCGACCTCGGGATTCCTCTGGGCAAGCTCACTGTGATCACCGGGCCCTCCGGCTCCGGGAAGTCATCCCTCGCCTTCCACACCCTGTACGCGGAAGGGCAGCGACGCTATGTGGAGACTTTTTCCCCCTACGTGCGCCAGTTTCTTGACCGAATGGATAAGCCTGCGGTCGACCGCATTGACGGGATCCCACCGGCCATCGCCATTGAACAGAAAAACACGATCCGCAGCACCCGCTCCACGGTGGGAACGCTGACCGAACTCAATGATTATCTGAAGTTGCTCTACCCGAGCCTCGCCGAGGCGTTCGATCCGCGCACTGGCGAGAAAATCAGACCCGACAGCACCGACAGCATTGCCGCCTGGTGTTGCAAGCAGCAATTGAACGAAACCATCATGGTCGTGTTTCCCGTTCCGGTCACTGAAGGGGCAACAACCGGTGACGTCCTGTCGATTCTCAACCAGCAAGGCTACCCACGCATTTTCCACGACGGTAAAACCCACCGTACCGAGGAGCCTGACAACCCTCTGGTATTCACCCATGAGGTGCTGGTGGTACAGGACCGGCTCAAGGTCACGCCAAAGAACAAGGCTCGTCTTCTCGAAGCCATCGATGCCGCGCTCACCCTGGGTAAAGGGAACGTGCACATTGTGCATGACGGACAAATCATGGCGTTTTCCACCTCGTGGACCAATCCGGCCACGGGCTTCACCCTCCGGCCCCCTACCCCGTCCCTGTTTTCGTTTAATTCCCCGCTGGGTGCCTGCCCTACTTGCCGGGGCTTTGGCCGCACCATCGGCATCGATCTCACCAAAGCCATCTCCGACCCGTCGCTCAGTATCAAACAGGGGTGCGTAACCCCCTTTACCACCTCGCGGGGTGCGGAGTGCCAGCGGGACCTGCTCCGCGCCGCCAGGGTATCCGGCATCGATATCAACACTCCATACTACGAACTCCAGGACCACGAACGCCACTGGCTGCTCTATGGTGAGCGCGAGGATTCCCAGGACGCCTGGGAAAACAATGAGTGGTATGGTGTCAAAGGGTTCTTCGACTGGTGTGAAAGCCGCTCCTACAAAATGCACGTCCGCGTTTTTCTCTCGCGCTACCGCGCCTACACCAACTGCCCGGACTGCAAAGGCTCCCGCCTCCAACCCGAGGCTCTTTGTTTCAAAATCAATGGCAAAACCCTGCCCGACCTCTGGCAAATGCCTGTCAATGAGCTCTCCGACTGGTTCTCTGCCAATTTCAAACAGAAAACCTCAAACTCAATCACCCACGCCCTCACCGAGATCCGATCCCGCCTCCACTATCTGTGCGAGGTCGGCCTCACTTACCTCACCCTCGACCGGCCCGCTAACACACTGTCCGGCGGGGAGATTGAGCGCGTCAATCTAACAACATGTCTCGGCGCAGCTCTGACCAATACCCTCTTTGTGTTAGACGAACCAACGGTCGGGCTTCATCAACGTGATATCGATCAATTGGTCCGGGTCATGCACGATCTCCGCGACAAGGGGAACACAGTCGTCGTCGTCGAACACGAGGAAACGGTTATGCGCGCCTGCGATCACCTCATCGACCTCGGCCCCGCCGCCGGAGAACACGGTGGAGAGATCGTGGCGGAGACCACCGGTCGCCAGGCCCAACAAAAATCCATTGCCAGAAAATTCCCCAGGTCAAAAACCCTGCCCTACCTTTCCGGGCTCACACGGCTCAAACCACCGACGACGCACCGAAAAGCCAGTCACCACCTGCAGATCACGGGTGCCAGCAGACATAACATCAGGAATCTCAGCCTCGATCTTCCGCTCGGTGTTTTCTCCTGCCTGACCGGCGTTTCCGGCTCGGGCAAATCCACCCTCGCCCACGATATCCTCTACCTGAACCTGGCCCGGCAACTCGGGATCACCGCCACCCATGAAGCGGCTCCTATCAAGTCTCTCACGGGCCACCAACAGCTCTCATCGGTGGAGCAGGTCGACCAGTCACCCCTCACCCGGACCCCCAGATCCACCCCGGCAGTGCACTCGGGTGCCTTTGAAGCCATCCGGCAGCTTTTCGCCCTGACACCCGAAGCCAAGGAACAAAACCTCACCCCCGGATACTTCTCCTTTAACTCGGGCACAGGCCGATGCCAGCGCTGTCTCGGCAACGGCTTTGAAAAAGTCGAGATGCAATTCCTCTCCGATCTCTATATCACCTGCCCGGAATGCGATGGCAAACGCTTCACCGACAAGGCCCGGGAAATCAAATACCGTGGCCGCAGCATTGCCGAAACCCTCGATCTCACAGTGACCGAGGCGGTTTCAGATGCCGCGAGCCATAAAGCGAATACCCCGAAGGAAAAGTCCCTGCTCAAGAAAATCCGGACCACTCTCCAGCCCCTCATCGACGTCGGCTTGGGTTACCTTCGACTCGGCCAGCCTCTCAACACCCTGTCCGGCGGTGAGTCACAACGACTCAAACTCTGTAAAATCCTCGCCGAGGCGCATCAGTCGACAGCCAAACTGCTCATTCTCGACGAGCCAACTACCGGTCTGCACTTCACCGACATTGAAAAACTCCTCGAGGTATTCCATCGGCTCACCGAGGCCGGCCATAGTCTGTTAGTCATCGAACACAACCTCGATGTCATTCGCTCAGCCGATCACATCATCGACCTCGGGCCGGGACCCGGTATCGACGGGGGGGGAATCGTCTTTGCCGGCTCCCTGGATGAGCTCCTCAAAGCCAATACGGCAACATCCAAAGCCCTCGTGGCGGTGACCTCCGGTCGCCAAACCCGCACCAAAATAACAAGCCCGCCAACACCCAAAAACTGCATCTCCATCATCGGCGCCCGCGAACATAACCTGAAAAACATTTCCGTCGATATCCCGCGCGACGAGCTGGTCGTGGTCACCGGCCTCTCCGGCTCGGGGAAATCAACCCTCGCGTTCGATCTTGTTTTTGCCGAGGGACAACGCCGGTTCCTCGACTCCATGTCTCCCTACGCACGCCAATTTGCTGGTCAGTTAGAAAAACCGGACGTCGACCGCATCACCGGGCTGCCTCCGACCGTGGCCATCGAGCAGCGGGTTTCCCGTGGCGGTGGAAAATCGACCACGGGGACCGTCACAGAAATCTATCATTTCCTCCGCCTCCTCTACGCCAAACTCGGAATCCAGCACTGCCCGGAGTCCGGCGAAGCGGTCATTTCACAAACCACGGAATCCATCGAAAAACAAATCGGTCAGCTACGCAAAAAATACAAGGACCTACTCATCCTCGCCCCATTGATCCGCGCCCGGAAAGGCTACCACACGGACGTCGCCGCTGCCGCCGCCAAAAAAGGGATCGCCCAGTTACTCGTCGATGGCAAGCTCATCGACACCGAGGGGTTTCAACCACTCAAACGCTTCCAACCCCACGATATTTTCGCCGTCTGCGACAGCGCCGAACAGGCTCTCACCCTCGGCAAGGGCAGCTGTTCCGCCATCCTGCAATCACAAATCCCCAGCTACCCATCACAAATGCGGAGCTTCAGCACCGCCCGCGTATCGCCCGTCACAGGAAAATCCTTCGATGAACCAGACCCCCACCACTTTTCCTTCAACTCCCACCGGGGCTGGTGCCCCACCTGCCGGGGCTACGGCACCGTGACGGCGGTTTCCAACCGCCTCGTCAAAAACTCCCATCATTTCAACTCAGAGCTCGAAGCCGAGATCCATGAGACCCTGTCATCACTGGACAGCAGCACCCGCATCACCTGCCCGGACTGCCACGGTGCCCGTCTCCGCGAAGACTCACGCCACATTTTTATCCACCAGACGCCGATCCAGACCATCAACCACCTCTCGGTGGTCGATGCCATCGCGATGTTAGAAAAGTGGCGCTTCACGGGCCGGGAAAAACTCATCGCGCGCGACATCCTCCCGGAAATCATCCAGCGCCTCCACTTCCTCGACCACGTCGGACTCGGCTACCTTCAGCTCGATCGCTCAGCCGACACGCTCTCCGGCGGTGAATCCCAGCGCATCCGCCTCGCCGCCCAGCTCGGCTCCAACCTGCGCGGCGTCCTCTACGTGCTTGATGAACCGACCATTGGCCTGCACCCACGCGATAATGTAAAACTGCTCGACACCTTAGAGTCGCTACGCCAGCGCGGCAACTCCCTGCTGGTCGTGGAACACGATGAAGAAACCATTTCCCGGGCACACACCTTGATCGAACTCGGACCGGGGGCGGGAGTCGAGGGTGGGGAAGTATTAAGTTGCCAATACCAAACTCCAAAAACCAAAGCCGACTACCGCCGGAGAACCCTGCCCAAGGTGAAGGCGACAACAGGCTGGCTGAAACTAACAGGATGCCATGCCAATAATTTGAAGAATATCGATGTGCGTATTCCCCTGGGCAGGCTCACGGTGCTGACCGGGGTTTCGGGCTGCGGCAAGTCGTCCCTGATGCGTGGTTGTCTTGCTACTGTTTTTGACAAAAAGAAATCGGATCAATCCTTCAAGGCAGTCACCGGCCACAAAAAAATCAAACACTGCTTCGAGGTCGACCAGACACCGATCGGAAAAACCTCCCGCTCCTGTCCCGCCACCTACGTCAAACTCCTCGATGCCATCCGCCAGCTTTTTGCCCAGCTCCCTGAAGCGAGAACCCGGGGATTCACCGCCTCCCGATTCTCCTTTAACAACACAGAAGGCCAGTGCCCCGAGTGCAAAGGCAACGGCAGGATCAAACTGGAGATGGACTTCCTCCCCACCACCTGGGTGCACTGTGAGGCGTGCGATGAGATGCGCTACAACGCAGCCACCCTCGACATCCGCTACAACGGCAAAAACATGGGTGAGGTCCTGCGGATGAATATCCGCCAGGCATCGGAGTTCTTCTCCGCAGTTCCAAAGATACATCGCACGCTCAGCCTGCTGACCGACACCGGGCTTGGCTATTTGCAACTCGGCCAACCAAGCCCGACGCTTTCCGGCGGTGAAGCCCAACGGATCAAACTCGTCTCCGAGCTGACCAAAGGAAGAAAATCAGTTACCAAGGGCGCCCTACAGAACAATAACCTCTACCTGATCGAAGAACCAAGCATCGGCTTACACCAGCAGGATGTGGATAAACTCATCGACGTCCTGCACCGGCTCGTCGACGAGGGCCATACGGTGGTGGTCATCGAACACCACACCACCATCATGGCCGAGGCCGACTACATCATCGATATCGGCCCCGAAGCCGGGGAAAAGGGCGGCAGAATCGTCGCCCAAGGCACACCTGAACAGGTCGCCAAATCCAAAAACTCCCGCACCGCCCCATTCCTGAAAGCGACACTGCTACCGACACCGCAACCATAA
- a CDS encoding serine/threonine protein kinase encodes MINTHPATASSTSPTPGELQSQLSSYDRIELLAVGGMGAVYKARQISLDRPVAIKVLTHACSASTQFREIFKCEARVMAKLNHPNLASIYDYGEVNGMLFIVMQFVEGRSLHEAANGRAVTQNEAASLVSSISKALGHAHASGILHRDIKPANILIDSKLNPVVVDFGLAHHAHESTMKGETVYGTPGYTAPEVLVPPYSADQRADVYSIGVLFHELLTGQLPQKPYIPPSRLAPVDQRYDSVVMRAIHPTAAMRYTSIDALAIDLDNILAGKELISSPLLLTPATLPEMATGQTAYLAAPPIPATNVVPISTPGRRVTQGPTRLSTPLPSLSNSSLPNAKSMVVIMAACITLALAVITILISSQKQGSQPPVATGGLPASSSPTSTTPTGNR; translated from the coding sequence ATGATCAACACACACCCGGCGACGGCATCCAGCACCTCTCCGACCCCTGGAGAGCTCCAGTCTCAACTCAGCTCCTACGACAGGATTGAACTGCTCGCCGTAGGCGGCATGGGAGCTGTGTACAAGGCGCGACAGATCTCCCTGGACCGGCCTGTGGCCATCAAGGTGCTCACCCATGCATGTTCGGCTTCCACGCAGTTCCGCGAGATTTTCAAATGTGAGGCCAGGGTGATGGCCAAGCTCAACCACCCGAACCTCGCATCCATCTACGACTACGGCGAGGTCAATGGCATGCTCTTCATCGTGATGCAGTTTGTCGAAGGCCGGTCACTACACGAGGCCGCCAATGGCCGGGCCGTCACCCAGAACGAAGCAGCGTCACTTGTTTCCAGCATCAGCAAGGCTCTCGGGCACGCCCACGCATCGGGTATCCTCCACCGCGACATCAAACCGGCCAATATTCTGATCGATTCCAAGCTTAACCCGGTGGTCGTGGATTTCGGCCTGGCCCATCACGCCCATGAATCCACCATGAAGGGGGAAACCGTTTACGGCACGCCGGGCTATACCGCTCCGGAAGTCCTTGTCCCACCCTACAGCGCCGACCAGCGGGCGGATGTCTACTCCATCGGGGTTCTTTTCCACGAATTGCTCACCGGTCAGTTGCCACAAAAACCCTATATCCCGCCCTCCCGCCTGGCACCCGTGGACCAGCGTTATGACTCTGTTGTCATGCGCGCCATACACCCAACGGCTGCCATGCGCTACACCAGCATCGATGCCTTGGCGATTGATCTCGATAATATCCTCGCTGGCAAGGAACTCATCTCCTCCCCTCTCTTGCTCACCCCTGCGACGCTTCCCGAGATGGCAACCGGACAAACCGCCTACCTGGCCGCGCCCCCGATCCCGGCCACTAACGTCGTACCCATTTCCACACCCGGCAGGCGCGTCACCCAGGGCCCGACCAGACTGTCGACTCCCCTGCCGTCACTCTCAAACAGTTCCCTGCCCAACGCCAAATCGATGGTTGTTATCATGGCCGCTTGCATCACTCTGGCACTGGCCGTGATTACCATTCTGATCAGCTCGCAGAAACAGGGCAGTCAGCCACCTGTGGCGACCGGTGGCTTACCCGCTTCCTCGTCACCCACTTCGACGACACCGACGGGAAACCGATAA
- a CDS encoding reverse transcriptase N-terminal domain-containing protein produces the protein MNTNNNSNKRWQDINIREAIRFVHRMQVKIFEATMCSDTCKTNKLQIKLANSFYAKVLAVKKVAKDNHGRKTAGIDGVKNLSEDEMFEMASTLTINHKPSPVRRKLIPKPGKKEKRPLGIPCMKDRAQQALIALTLAPQWEARYSEQMFGFRKGRGAQDALAYTRICLLNAPRWILDADIERFFDLLNHEELLNRIDAPQSIKDAIKRILKAGHMAEKVIYRSEHGTPQGGPLSSILANIAMTRLIPYVEARHRAQYQSKPPIIIIYADDMVVIHPDRDVIAHTKESIDSYLHQLGLRLSPSKTRICHTRDKDPDTKTRGFDFLGAHFQHVLTDDKKGGKRPYLLATPSRDDIKHIYKKCCQRIDRSIINRKRQGKRRYNMSKGKRDPVTKMIRDLNLILNGWSQYHSVINAKETFSKVDNLIFNKLLKWSKRQFKSKTADWRYQRMFSGIETDKDGNPLLRQDGEPRERNWAFKSPFVANEKDHVTLIKIADRRVSTHTMTRLTSRYYDNDWLYWGSKQNNYPGIPDTIYASALRRSGAKCSLCKSRFSKGDKVKEVTAKDTSLLVHCTCPH, from the coding sequence ATGAATACCAATAATAACTCAAACAAGAGATGGCAGGACATTAACATCCGGGAGGCGATACGATTCGTCCACCGCATGCAGGTCAAAATATTCGAAGCCACGATGTGTTCAGACACGTGCAAAACGAACAAACTACAAATCAAGCTAGCCAACAGCTTTTACGCCAAAGTCCTGGCCGTAAAGAAAGTAGCCAAGGATAATCATGGCAGGAAAACTGCCGGGATCGACGGAGTGAAGAACCTCTCTGAAGATGAGATGTTCGAGATGGCCAGTACGCTGACCATCAACCACAAACCGTCACCAGTTCGCCGCAAACTCATTCCCAAGCCAGGGAAGAAGGAAAAGCGGCCACTGGGAATCCCATGCATGAAGGATCGCGCACAACAAGCGCTGATCGCCTTGACTCTCGCACCTCAATGGGAGGCTCGATATTCAGAACAAATGTTTGGCTTTAGAAAAGGACGTGGGGCACAGGATGCTCTGGCATATACCCGGATCTGTCTCCTGAATGCACCACGCTGGATACTCGATGCCGACATCGAGCGGTTCTTTGATCTTCTAAATCATGAAGAACTGCTTAACCGCATTGACGCTCCCCAATCCATCAAGGATGCCATTAAGCGTATCCTTAAAGCCGGGCACATGGCGGAAAAGGTTATCTATCGCTCAGAACATGGTACGCCACAGGGCGGCCCACTGAGCTCGATATTGGCCAACATTGCTATGACCAGACTGATACCCTATGTCGAAGCTCGGCATAGGGCACAGTACCAGAGCAAACCGCCCATCATCATCATTTATGCTGATGACATGGTAGTCATACACCCTGACCGTGATGTGATAGCACACACGAAAGAAAGTATCGACTCCTACCTCCACCAACTCGGTCTCAGACTGAGTCCCAGCAAAACTCGCATCTGTCACACCCGGGATAAAGATCCTGACACAAAGACACGTGGGTTTGATTTCCTAGGTGCTCACTTCCAACACGTCCTCACGGACGACAAGAAAGGAGGCAAGCGTCCCTACTTACTAGCGACCCCCAGCAGAGATGACATTAAGCATATCTACAAGAAATGCTGCCAGCGTATTGACCGCTCCATCATTAACAGGAAGCGCCAAGGCAAGCGACGCTACAATATGAGTAAAGGTAAGCGTGATCCGGTCACCAAAATGATCAGGGATCTCAACCTAATACTCAACGGATGGAGTCAATACCACTCCGTCATTAACGCCAAAGAGACGTTCTCGAAAGTGGACAACCTCATCTTCAACAAACTCCTTAAATGGAGTAAGCGGCAGTTTAAGAGCAAGACCGCTGACTGGCGATACCAACGGATGTTCTCCGGTATAGAAACCGATAAAGACGGTAACCCACTGCTTAGGCAAGATGGTGAACCTCGTGAGCGGAACTGGGCATTCAAAAGCCCATTCGTTGCAAATGAGAAAGATCACGTAACACTCATCAAGATTGCCGACCGTAGAGTCAGCACACATACGATGACCAGACTCACCAGCCGCTATTACGATAACGACTGGTTATACTGGGGCAGTAAGCAGAACAACTACCCGGGCATACCCGATACGATCTATGCTTCAGCCCTTAGACGTTCCGGAGCTAAATGCTCCCTATGCAAGTCCCGCTTCTCTAAGGGGGATAAAGTTAAAGAAGTCACCGCTAAGGATACATCCTTACTTGTTCACTGCACATGTCCACACTGA